TGCGGTAATCCTAGATTAAACAATTATTCAATAAACAGGAGATGTCTAACACAGATGTTAAAAAACAAAAAAGTAGCCTTTTTAGGAGCAGGATCAATGGCAGAAGCGATTATTTCTGGAATGATCCAAGCTGAAAAGCTTCCAAGTGAACACATTATTGTTACAAACAAAAGTAACCAAGAAAGACGAAATGATCTTGAAAATAAATATGGAATTACTGGAGTAAAGCTAGATGAGCTAAATCTCGATGAAATTGATATGGTTGTTTTAGCGATGAAGCCTAAGGACGCAGAAAAGGCACTTTATTCAATAAAGAACCAATTAAATTCAAGCCACATTATTATTTCTGTAATGGCTGGAATTACAACATCTTATATAGAAGATTGTATAAATGAACAATGTCAAGTTGTACGTGTCATGCCGAATACGTCTAGTATGATCGGTCAGTCTACTTCAGGTATGTCATTTGGTTCAACTGTTCAGAACGAAAGTGTCT
This portion of the Bacillus carboniphilus genome encodes:
- the proC gene encoding pyrroline-5-carboxylate reductase, producing the protein MLKNKKVAFLGAGSMAEAIISGMIQAEKLPSEHIIVTNKSNQERRNDLENKYGITGVKLDELNLDEIDMVVLAMKPKDAEKALYSIKNQLNSSHIIISVMAGITTSYIEDCINEQCQVVRVMPNTSSMIGQSTSGMSFGSTVQNESVSLCKELVGTFGEVFVIDEDKMDLFTGIAGSGPAYFYYLMEHIEQVAIDGGLDSETARKIGVQTMLGASQMMVEQEESPSELRENVTSPNGTTAAGLHALKKNGAGNAISQAIKSAAKRSKELSSKEPELVLTASR